GTACGGTGTTTCTGCTCGCCGGCTTGATTCCTCTGGGTATAGCGATGGAAAAAACCGGTGCGGCAAGCTACGTCGCTAACCGCATGATTCTGCCGCTCCAGGGCAGTCATCCGCTTCTAATCCTGATTGCCATTGCCGCACTTGCTACTCTTTTCACCCTCTTCATGTCTAACGTCGCAGCGACCGTCGTGTTAGTGCCGTTGGTCATGATCATCGGCGGCATGACCGGAATAAGTCCTCGTGCGCTGGCGCTACTCGTCGCCGTCTGTGCTTCCAACTCCTTCGTCCTGCCCACCCATCAGGTGAATGCGTTACTCATGGCTCCAGGAGGCTATCACAACGCCGATTACCTGAGGGCCGGTGGCATTCTCACGATCATCTTCATCGTGATTGCCGTCGGGCTCATCTATTTATTGTACGTATAACAATGTAGTTTGACAATGTAGTTTCGGAAACAGGCCGATGTGAAGAAGAGCGCCTTGGGCAAAGACCATGGATCCGTTTTATTACATTTACACCGGAATCGCGATTAGCGGCATGGCGATCATCGTCTGGGGAGTAGTGATCAGCCTCGGCAGGGTTCTTCGGCTCGAATATTCACAGATAAAGGGACGTGTCATATGCAGAGAGCGGGAAGCGCTGCGGCATCAACTCGGTTCGTATCTCCTTCTGGGCCTGGAATTCCTCATCGCTGCGGATATCATTCGCACCATCACGGATCCGACATTAGAGGAGATGGCGATTCTTGGCGGCATTGTTGCCATAAGAACGGTGCTCAGCTATTTTCTGGACAAGGAGATGGCGGAATCCTACCCGTGTGAGGATCGCGACGACCAGAAAGCTTCGTCTCCCTAACCTTCTCTCGCGGCTTCCACAACTTATTTATTGCACAGGCTTATTAGATACTCTATCAGAGGTGTATGCGTATGATTATACATAATTTTTTCGTTAAGGGCCTTGCGCACAATTCCTACCTGCTCGGGGGTACCAAGACCTGTGCGATCATCGACCCTCGGCGTGACGTGGAGATTTATCTTGATGCGGCTAAAGCCATGAATATGGATATCACGCACGTTTTAGAGACGCATCTCCACGCGGACTTCGTCTCTGGGCATATCGAGCTCGCGGACAGAACAGGAGCACCGATCTACGCACCGAAATCCGCGAAATGCGCGTTCGACCACGTCGGCCTCGCCGACGGAGATAGCTTTGAGATCGAGGACATGTCACTCCGGGTACTGGAGACGCCGGGCCATACGCCCGAGCACATCAGCTACGTGGTCGCCGACAGGTCGCGCGGAGAAGATCCGGTGAGTTTGTTCTGTGGCGATACGCTCTTTGTCGGCGATGTGGGGCGACCCGATCTCTTCCCGGGCAGGGCGCAGGAACTGGCGTCGAAATTGTACGACAGCCTGCATGAG
This is a stretch of genomic DNA from Methanomicrobia archaeon. It encodes these proteins:
- a CDS encoding DUF1622 domain-containing protein; protein product: MDPFYYIYTGIAISGMAIIVWGVVISLGRVLRLEYSQIKGRVICREREALRHQLGSYLLLGLEFLIAADIIRTITDPTLEEMAILGGIVAIRTVLSYFLDKEMAESYPCEDRDDQKASSP